Proteins from a genomic interval of Dendropsophus ebraccatus isolate aDenEbr1 chromosome 6, aDenEbr1.pat, whole genome shotgun sequence:
- the LOC138794695 gene encoding uncharacterized protein — translation MLDTSSRTRITSTASPESSPTKEFFSTNLLQSQSTFEKITDTSFNAGSTYVSTEAQSSSPGKLTGRTPESSFVTTETTVKSGSSTITESSTLGEVLGSKMSSATVSTIIQTNNTVFNSTPLETMAETTNFSALKTTKQQSTTDSLKTTPAEVVTSDHVMLHTSSPASNPGITSSESRQTNVFSSAEISSTYSTPEKFTDTTSNTMSTATSVESQHSSSEGTRQQSSQSSFVASGTPYKSEGLTATEPSTTEALLTSKIATEHSTTIEISSTALKSTPFPSTEETTHFSASVTPKVQASTEKPTSTPQVQNTTESVMLDTSSRTRITSTASPESSPTKEFSPTNLLQSHSTFEKITDTSFNAGSTYVSTEAQSSSPGKLTGRTPESSFVTTETTVKSGSSTITESSTLGEVLGSKMSSATVSTIIQTNNTVFNSTPLETMAEMTNFSALKTTKQQSTTDSLKIYPYRSSHF, via the coding sequence ATGCTCGACACTTCCTCCCGTACTAGAATTACTTCCACTGCATCCCCAGAGTCAAGTCCAACCAAAGAGTTTTTTTCTACAAACTTATTACAGTCACAGAGCACATTTGAGAAAATCACAGATACATCTTTCAATGCTGGATCAACATACGTGTCTACCGAAGCACAATCTTCATCACCAGGAAAGCTAACAGGGAGAACACCTGAATCTTCCTTTGTGACAACAGAAACCACAGTGAAATCTGGATCGTCAACAATTACTGAATCCTCAACATTAGGTGAAGTACTCGGTTCCAAAATGTCATCAGCTACAGTTTCCACTATCATTCAAACCAATAACACAGTCTTTAACAGCACCCCGTTAGAAACCATGGCTGAAACAACTAATTTCTCTGCCTTGAAAACTACAAAGCAGCAATCTACCACCGACAGTTTAAAAACTACCCCTGCAGAAGTAGTCACTTCTGACCATGTCATGCTCCATACGTCTTCTCCCGCTAGTAATCCAGGCATTACATCCTCTGAGTCGAGGCAAACCAATGTGTTTTCGTCTGCAGAAATTTCAAGTACATACAGCACACCTGAGAAATTTACCGACACAACTTCCAATACAATGTCAACTGCTACTTCCGTCGAATCACAACACTCATCTTCAGAAGGAACAAGGCAGCAATCATCTCAATCTTCCTTCGTAGCATCAGGAACACCATACAAATCTGAAGGACTCACAGCCACGGAACCCTCAACAACAGAAGCCTTACTCACTTCTAAAATTGCAACGGAACATTCCACTACAATTGAAATCAGTTCTACGGCACTGAAGAGCACACCGTTTCCCTCCACTGAAGAAACAACTCATTTCAGTGCATCGGTAACACCAAAGGTACAAGCTTCAACTGAGAAGCCAACATCTACACCACAAGTACAGAACACAACTGAAAGTGTCATGCTCGACACTTCCTCCCGTACTAGAATTACTTCCACTGCATCCCCAGAGTCAAGTCCAACCAAAGAGTTTTCTCCTACAAACTTATTACAGTCACACAGCACATTTGAGAAAATCACAGATACATCTTTCAATGCTGGATCAACATACGTGTCTACCGAAGCACAATCTTCATCACCAGGAAAGCTAACAGGGAGAACACCTGAATCTTCCTTTGTGACAACAGAAACCACAGTGAAATCTGGATCGTCAACAATTACTGAATCCTCAACATTAGGTGAAGTACTCGGTTCCAAAATGTCATCAGCTACAGTTTCCACTATCATTCAAACCAATAACACAGTCTTTAACAGCACCCCGTTAGAAACCATGGCTGAAATGACTAATTTCTCTGCCTTGAAAACTACAAAGCAGCAATCTACCACCGACAGTTTAAAAATCTACCCCTACAGAAGTAGTCACTTCTGA